The genomic interval TCTCGCTTTCAAGAAGTCTTACCCAGCTGCCTTTGAGATTTACAGGAAGCATTGTCAAGAGTTTACCCCGGATGAGCTCGTCGGGACGGCTCTTCTCATTACCCCTCAGTCCGACATATATTGGCATGTCcgggatgatgaggtcgaAGTTGGTAGTGTGGAGGGTGACGACGAAGCCAAAGATGCCCCTGAGGTCAAAGACGAAGATAGAGCTGAAGTTGACGAGAATGAGGTTGGCAACGCTGGGGTACAAGGCACCGATGGCAAAACAAGCAACGCCAGCAAAGAAcccccagaagaagaaaccaCCAACTGGATCCAAGTCCCAAAACGCTCCATACACCCCCAAGAACAGAGATTCAACTGGGCCAGGCAGAACGACGACGATGGTTCCAAAGATGAATCCAACCCCCAGCGCCGGTCCCCCCACGAAAAAGACATCCACTACGTCGCCTGTCTCTTCACCAGCAAGAACGTCGGCGCCAAGCGGGACCCCCCGGATGAGATCCTCAAGCACACCGAGTTAGCCATGCTCAATTTCTTGTCCAAGCTCAACGACGTCAAGTTCAACCAGGAGGACTGCCCTTTTATTCCCCAAGTCAGGATGTGCAAGATCAACTCGGGGCTTTTTGGCGTTCCGTGGGAGCGGACGAGTGGGTTGCTGGATGGGATGCCGCTGAGCAGGTTCCAGacgtgggggaggggggattttAAGATTGTGGTGGCTTCCAAAGACGGCGATGGTGTGGTGAACGAGGAGAacggggagaagaagatgtccAAGGGGGAGGAATGGAGGGAATAGGCGTACAGATGAGCCTGGATAATCCAATAGATACAATGGGGGTGGTATGTTCGCAGGCTTTAAACGCAGCTTAATAGACATCTATTGACATCTGAACACACTTGAATCATATGCTCTCCTATAATCCCATTCATATCAAGGTCCTCTGACGGCTCATGTACATATGCAGCTAAAACGCCGTTGTCCACTATTACTCTGTTGATCATCCCGTAAGACAATACCCAAAACTCCATCGCTATGATATATCTTCCTTCCcgtgaaaaaaagaaagaaaaaagaacagcAAATCCCACATCTTCAAAACCTATCTCCGCCTGATGGCGCTAACAACATCAGcatccccctccaaatcatcatccaacccatcctccaagtcctcctccccaataTCCATCCTATCCACCTGCTGACTCTGCGACTGCGACCCCGACCCCTCCAGCTGGACACTCTGACTCTGACTCTGGCTCCCACTCCCCGCACTTGCCCCCCTATCCTTCCGCGGCCgtcccctcttccccttggccttctcccccccttccccaccagccttctccttctcccgatcggccttctccttctcctccctctcggcaTCCTTCATCCACTGATCCTCGATATTGAAATTCTTCCTCGCggcctcaatctccttcttcttctcaaacacctcctgGATCTTGCCCATGAACCTCGGGTTGCGGCGCATAGCGAACTCAAAGTCTTCAAACTTGACCTTTTGGCGGCCAGCGTGGTGGGCGGCGCGGGTGGCCTCGAAAGAGACGCCCTGGATGAAGTCGGTGAGGACCTCGTCGAGGAGGCGGACCGTCTcgttgagggggaggcgggcgTCGCCGTGGGAGTAGAGGAGCTGGGCGAGCTCGTTGTGGCCAAAGTTCATCTTGCCGACATTTTTGCCGGCGCGGGCGCGGGGTTCcattttggggttgttggagggggggagggagttggtcaCGGCTTGCgaggatgggtgggtgggtggtgattaTTGGGAAGGTTGGAATGAGTTGTAGTTCGCGTTTGTGTTGTGAGCTTGTGACGTTGTCGATGGATGGATGTCGAACGCGCGATTGTCTTTTGGTTCAGAATCTTTGTCGACAATCATTGACAAGTTTATCCTCTTCGGGCGGTCGATATCAGCGATGGGGTAATCTGAACAGCTTCGTCAAAAGTTA from Podospora pseudoanserina strain CBS 124.78 chromosome 6, whole genome shotgun sequence carries:
- the POA1 gene encoding ADP-ribose 1''-phosphate phosphatase (EggNog:ENOG503P53T; COG:J), which encodes MASKRRIGPIVGASSKSVNHRITDFYGPPARLKRQKTQDYILDSATEPQSTTMASSLAESSWEDKPSLADLNLFSQEEQNWEHYTRTRASCTATVHSLPGKTRSEPKTRKLVLTYEQGDLFDAPPNSVLIHACNTIGKWGGGIALAFKKSYPAAFEIYRKHCQEFTPDELVGTALLITPQSDIYWHVRDDEVEVGSVEGDDEAKDAPEVKDEDRAEVDENEVGNAGVQGTDGKTSNASKEPPEEETTNWIQVPKRSIHPQEQRFNWARQNDDDGSKDESNPQRRSPHEKDIHYVACLFTSKNVGAKRDPPDEILKHTELAMLNFLSKLNDVKFNQEDCPFIPQVRMCKINSGLFGVPWERTSGLLDGMPLSRFQTWGRGDFKIVVASKDGDGVVNEENGEKKMSKGEEWRE
- a CDS encoding hypothetical protein (EggNog:ENOG503P6HQ; COG:K); amino-acid sequence: MEPRARAGKNVGKMNFGHNELAQLLYSHGDARLPLNETVRLLDEVLTDFIQGVSFEATRAAHHAGRQKVKFEDFEFAMRRNPRFMGKIQEVFEKKKEIEAARKNFNIEDQWMKDAEREEKEKADREKEKAGGEGGEKAKGKRGRPRKDRGASAGSGSQSQSQSVQLEGSGSQSQSQQVDRMDIGEEDLEDGLDDDLEGDADVVSAIRRR